The sequence CAGCACCGCGAGCACCCGATGAGCACGAGTCCGTTCCTGCCGGCCGACGACCCGCGGGCGGGCCGCTGCGCCGCCTGCGGCGTCCCGATGGCCGCCGACCAGCGCTACTGCCTGTCCTGCGGCGCCCGCCGCGACGGGGCCCGGCTGCCGTTCCAGGACGCCCTGGTCCCGGTGCCCGCGCCCGGCCCGGCCGTGCCGGCCGTCCCGCCGGCGCTCTGGTACCCGCCGCAGAGCAGCGGCGTGAACACCACCACGATCCTGGCCGCCCTGGCGTGCGTCCTCGTCGCCTTCGGGGTGGGACTGCTCGTCGGCGGCGACGGGGACGGCGACCGGCCCGTCGTCGTCGGCGCGGCGCCGGCCGCCGCCGCGCCCGCCGCGGCCGCGCCCGCCGCGACCACGACCGAGGACGCCGCCGCGACCGAGGACGACGCCGACGACGACGCCGGGAAGGACGACGCCAAGGCGGACGAGTCGACGATCCCCGACACGCCCCTGTCGAGCGAGGACGAGAAGGACGCCGAGGAGGTCTCGAAGATCCCGGCGAAGGTCCCGAAGGCCGAGAAGGTGGACGACAGCGTCGCCAAGAAGCTGACCAGCAAGGACCCGGACGAGGCCCGCGAGGCCTCCCAGGCCTTGCCCGACGTCGTCTCGACGGGGGAGTAGTCGTGGCGATCGCCGACCGCGCCCCGTGGCGCCGGCGCGCCGAGGCCGCGCCGCTCCCGACGATGACGCCGCAGCGGGCCGCCCTCGAGGAGGAGCGCCGCCGGCTGGCCGAGCAGGTCGCCGAGCGCACCTGGGACCTGGGCGGGCTCGTCTACGAGATGGCCGTCCGCGACCACTTCCGCGTCGACGTCCTCTCCCGCCGCGCCGCCGAGCTGCAGCGCCTGGACGCCCAGCTGAGCGAGGTCGAGCGGCTCGTCGCCGACCACGAGGGCATCGCGGGGCACTGCCGCTTCTGCGGCTCGCCCCACGGCCGCTCCGCCGAGTACTGCTGGAGCTGCGGCGAGCGCCTGATCGCCCGCGGCGTGCCGACGACGATCGAGGGCTCGGCGACCGTCCGCCACCCGGACCCGGCCGACGGGCATCCCGTAGCCTGACCGGGTGCCCGTCTGGCTCCCCGCCTACCTGATCCACGGCGACGACCACGACCGGGTCGGCGAGCGCCGCTCGCGGATGAAGGCGACGGCCGAGGTCGAGGTGGGGCCCGAGGGGATCGAGCACCTCGACGGCGACGCCGCCACGCCGGACGCCGTCGCCGCGACGCTGTCGGCGATGACGCTCGGCATCGGCCGGCGCTTCGTCATCGTCGAGGGCGTCGAGCGCTGGAAGGACGCCGAGGTGGCGCCCGAGCTCGTCGGCGTCGTCCGCGCGATCGACGCCGCCACGACGACCGTCGCGTTCGTCGCGATGGAGGACAAGCGGCTGCAGGCCCCCGCCGCGCTCGTCGCGGCCGTCGAGAAGGTCGGCGGCGCGCTCGTCAAGGAGGAGGCGCTGAAGGCCCGCGACCTGCCGCGGTGGGCGAAGGAGCGCGCCGGGCAGCTGGGGATCGAGCTGGACGGCGCGGCCGCGCAGGCGCTCGTCTCGCACGTCGGCGAGCGCCGGGTGCGCCTGGAGCGCGAGCTGGAGAAGCTGGCGCTCGAGCACGGCGAGGGCGCGCGGCTGTCGACCGCCGACGTCGAGGGCGCGGTCTCCGACGGCGCCGAGCAGCAGGTGTGGGGGCTGGTCGACGCGATCGTCGGCGGCGACCGCACCGGCGCGGTCGAGGCGTACCTGACGCTGCGGGCGCAGGGCGAGTCGCTGCCGCGGCTGACCGGGCTGCTGCAGTCCCGGATGCGCACGGCGCTCGAGATCGCGCGGCGGCTCGACGCGGGGGAGGACCGGGGGTCGATCGCGAAGACGGTCCGGATGCCGCCGTGGCAGCTGGACCGCCGGATCGCCGAGGCGCGCGACGCCGGCGTCGGCGCGCTGGCCACGGCGGTCGACCGGATCGCGCGCCTGGAGCTGGCGGCGCGCGGCGACTCCACGCTGGATCCCGACACGGAGGCGATCCGCACGATCGGGGCCGTGACCGCGCGGCGCTGAGGGCGGCGTCCGGACGGGCACGGCCGCGCGGGGCGGACGGCGGCGAGCGGCGGCCGCCCGCGGCGCCGGAACGACGAAGCGGCCCGCCGATGGCGGGCCGCGTTCAGGCTCGGGCGGGGCGAGCGGGGCTCGCCCGGAAGAGGGGTGGGGCTAGGAGGCCTTGGCGACGAGACGCGCCGCGCGGGCCTTCTTGCGGGCGCCCGTGTTGCGGTGCAGGGCGCCGGACTTCACGGCCTTGTCGACCAGCGAGGTGAACTTCGTGTGCGCGGCGGCGATGCCGTCCGCGTCGCCGGCCTCGACGGCCGCCTGCAGGTGACGGAGCTGCGTCTTGATGGCCGACGTGTGGCGCCGGTTCTCCAGGCGCTCGCGCTCGGACCGGAGGATGCGCTTCTTCTGAGATGCAATGTTTGCCATGAGCCGACGAGGGATGGTAGCGCCCCTGCGCCGCCGCGTGCGCTGCGGTCCGTGGGCGCGCCGGGTCGCGACGGCCCCACGGCGTAGGATGCCGCACCGGTGACCCCCTCGACCGACCGGACCCGCGCCGCGGCGCCTGGCGACCCCGACGCGCGCGGCGGCGCGGCCGAGGGCGTGTCGCCGGTCGACGACCGTCCCACGCACGGGGCGTCGGGCCGCGCGCGCAACACCATCATCTTCTCGATCGCCACGGGGCTCTCGCGCATCGCGGGCCTCGTGCGCGAGATGTTCGTCAGCGCGCTGTACGGCGGCGGCGCGGTCGGCTCGGCGTTCTCGCTGGCCTTCCTCGTCCCCAACCTGCTGCGCAGCCTGTTCGCCGACATGGCGCTGTCGGCGGCGTTCGTCCCCGTCTTCACCGAGCTGCTCGAGCAGAAGCGGCGGCGCGAGGCGGTGCTGCTGCTCTCGACGCTCTTCTGGGTGATCCTCGGCGCGCTGTCGGTGCTCTGCGCCGTCGCGATGCTCGCCGCGCCCCTGTACATGCCGCTGTTCGTGGGGGACGACGTCCGCGACCAGCTGCAGCGGCTGGGCACGGACGTCGGCCTGGTCTCGGGCCTGTCGCAGGTCATGCTGCCGACGGTCCTCCTGCTCGGCCTCAACGGCCTGCTCGTCGGCGCCCTGAACGCGTACGACCACTTCACCGTGCCGGCGCTCTCGCCGCTCGTGTGGAACGTCGTGATCATCGCCGTCAACCTGGCGCTGCTGCCGCTGTTCGACGGCCCGCACCAGGTGTACGCGCAGGCGATCGGCGTGCTGGTCGGCACGGTGGTCCAGCTGCTGATGGCGGTCCCCGTGCTGCGGCGGTACGGGATCCGGCTGGTGCCGCACGTGGACCTGAAGGACCCCCGGGTCCGGCAGGTCTTCGTCCTGATGGTCCCCGTGGCGCTCAGCCTGGGCCTGATCAACTTCAGCGCCGCCGTCGACGGCAAGCTCGCGTCGTCCGTCTCGGAGGAGGGGCCGCGCGCGATCGACGTGGCGTTCCGCCTGTACATGC comes from Patulibacter sp. SYSU D01012 and encodes:
- the holA gene encoding DNA polymerase III subunit delta, giving the protein MPVWLPAYLIHGDDHDRVGERRSRMKATAEVEVGPEGIEHLDGDAATPDAVAATLSAMTLGIGRRFVIVEGVERWKDAEVAPELVGVVRAIDAATTTVAFVAMEDKRLQAPAALVAAVEKVGGALVKEEALKARDLPRWAKERAGQLGIELDGAAAQALVSHVGERRVRLERELEKLALEHGEGARLSTADVEGAVSDGAEQQVWGLVDAIVGGDRTGAVEAYLTLRAQGESLPRLTGLLQSRMRTALEIARRLDAGEDRGSIAKTVRMPPWQLDRRIAEARDAGVGALATAVDRIARLELAARGDSTLDPDTEAIRTIGAVTARR
- the rpsT gene encoding 30S ribosomal protein S20 encodes the protein MANIASQKKRILRSERERLENRRHTSAIKTQLRHLQAAVEAGDADGIAAAHTKFTSLVDKAVKSGALHRNTGARKKARAARLVAKAS